A DNA window from Halostella salina contains the following coding sequences:
- a CDS encoding P-loop NTPase family protein, producing the protein MNTAFGAKTNWGKSYGAQAYTERNAPEVDRVIMVDYKDEFGGLVESGLLQRLTVPPGTTNLDIDDWHRILDGSGSLQLARKGCTDEQWREAIAPLLVALSQRDETVFIVIDEAHRLAPQRGSYPNAYDTLATTWHGDGMIVVWVTQRWAKLDEDIVSQCQSSLLGGFRSPADLGKIESVEYPVEVHQSTADRVDVPLPDQLLVDGEPLTLRRHTDDAGHTVGSEWIYSDDTTLRRVDSRQWELQSTHYGSDRKRIKHPFED; encoded by the coding sequence ATGAACACGGCGTTCGGCGCGAAGACGAACTGGGGGAAGTCCTACGGCGCGCAGGCCTACACCGAGCGCAACGCGCCGGAGGTCGACCGCGTCATCATGGTCGACTACAAGGACGAGTTCGGCGGTCTCGTCGAGAGCGGCCTTCTCCAGCGGCTCACCGTCCCGCCGGGAACGACGAACCTCGACATCGACGACTGGCACCGCATCCTCGACGGCTCCGGCAGCCTCCAACTGGCCCGGAAGGGCTGCACGGACGAACAATGGCGCGAGGCTATCGCGCCGCTTCTCGTCGCGCTCTCCCAGCGTGACGAGACGGTGTTCATCGTCATCGACGAGGCCCACCGGCTTGCCCCCCAGCGAGGGAGCTACCCGAACGCCTACGACACACTGGCGACGACGTGGCACGGCGACGGCATGATCGTCGTCTGGGTCACCCAGCGGTGGGCGAAGCTCGACGAGGACATCGTTTCGCAGTGCCAGTCGAGCCTTCTGGGAGGGTTCCGCTCCCCGGCGGACCTCGGAAAGATCGAGAGTGTCGAGTACCCCGTCGAAGTCCACCAGTCGACCGCCGACCGCGTCGACGTGCCGCTCCCCGACCAGTTGCTCGTCGACGGCGAACCGCTCACGCTACGGCGCCATACTGACGACGCCGGGCACACGGTCGGCTCGGAGTGGATCTACAGCGACGACACCACCCTCAGACGCGTCGACTCCCGCCAGTGGGAGCTGCAGTCGACCCACTACGGTAGCGATAGGAAGCGAATCAAGCACCCGTTCGAGGACTAA
- a CDS encoding PIN domain-containing protein, protein MTFLDSSVIIDLLNGVPDTVAYLEDCSQPWFTSTLCVYEVVDGELGSGTTDVTGVRQEFDGVRALDLTEQIALEAGRIQDRLMDDGQRLAQRDLLIAATARTTGSELVVADSDFETEHLTDLMTVTNLRKE, encoded by the coding sequence GTGACGTTCCTCGATTCTTCGGTCATTATCGACCTGCTCAACGGCGTCCCAGACACCGTCGCATACCTCGAAGACTGCAGTCAGCCCTGGTTCACGTCGACGCTCTGTGTCTACGAGGTCGTGGACGGCGAACTCGGGTCGGGAACGACCGACGTAACGGGGGTTCGGCAGGAGTTCGACGGCGTCCGGGCGCTCGACCTGACCGAGCAGATCGCGCTGGAAGCTGGACGGATCCAAGACAGGCTGATGGACGACGGACAGCGGCTGGCACAGCGGGACCTCCTCATCGCGGCGACTGCGCGGACGACAGGCAGCGAACTCGTGGTTGCGGATTCCGACTTCGAGACCGAGCACCTGACCGACCTGATGACCGTCACGAACCTCCGAAAAGAGTAG
- a CDS encoding DUF7557 family protein, whose amino-acid sequence MGTSIRVSDDTKSKLERLKRDDETFDELIDRLADSEQPVNIGAWDDETAERARERVKESRESFER is encoded by the coding sequence ATGGGGACCTCAATCCGGGTGTCCGATGACACGAAATCGAAGCTGGAGCGGCTGAAACGGGACGACGAGACGTTTGACGAGCTTATCGACCGCCTTGCCGACAGCGAACAGCCGGTCAACATCGGCGCTTGGGACGACGAAACCGCCGAGCGAGCGCGGGAGCGAGTGAAGGAATCCCGGGAGAGCTTCGAACGGTGA